TTCGGGAACGGAGTTTATTTTTTCGGGATCATTTGCGCGAGCGAACAATCCTCACTGATTTTTATCTTCCAGAGGTTAAAGCGGGTCCACTGGTCATTTTGTCTCACGGCTACGCAGCAAATCGCCGTTTCCTAATTTATTTAGCGCAACATTTAGCCTCTCATGGCTATACAGTGGTGGCATTGGAACATCCGGGCAGTAATATTGACTTGTTATCTGATAGTGATTTTACTCTTAACCCCGGAGCGTTATTGTCACCTGAAGAATTACTGAATCGTCCGGAAGATATTAGCTTTCTCTTGGACGAACTAGGGGAACTGAACCATTATTCTCGGATGTTAGACAATCAATTTAATATAGAAAATGTAACAGTGATTGGTCATTCTCTCGGCGGTTACACGGCCTTGGCTTTAGCTGGAGGAGAATTAGACTTAAAAGCCGTTCGTCGCTTTTGTCGTCAGGTAACCCCCTTAGGACGGTCTCCTGCCGATTGGTTACAATGTGCCGGTGCAAAGTTGCCGAATAGCACGCTGCACTTGCGAGATCAACGGGTGAAACGAGTCATCGCTCTCAACCCGATGACCAGTCACTTGTTTGGGGAAGCAGGATTAGAAAATGTAGCGATCCCCACAGTTATTTTTAGTAGTAGCGAAGATACGATTACCCCGACTCTTACTAATCAACTGAAACCTTTTACCCAACTCTCAGGAGAAAAGTATCTCCTGACTGCCATTGGTGCGACTCACATGAGTGTCACCGATATTAAGAATATTCATAGTGCGATGGGAAGAGGCACCCTGGTTCCAGAAATCATGGGAAGAGAGGCGGAACCGCTACGCGGTTGGATTCGTGGGGTAACGTTGGCGTTTTTGAAGCAGGATAGTCCGCAAGCGAGAGAGTATGAACCGTTTCTCACCCCAGAATATGCGCAATTCCTCTCGACCCCTAACTTATCGTTTCGTTTAGCCGAAACAGTTCCCCCCACCTTAACCCCCTGGTTAGAAGGCATGGCTTGGACGCGCCAACGCTTGATTGTCAGAGGGGAACAATGGCGCGATCGCCCACGCAATACACCCATCGATCTTAATTTCCCAGCGCTGAGGACGCAGCAAGCCAGTAACGAATACTACCAAGGAGAGTTAAACCAGATCTTTACGGATCTTTCTAACGGACAAGGATAACGAACGGGACAACGGCAAAAGCTGTCCCGTCAAAGTAGTAATTGACCTGGAAAGGGGAAGAGAAGATTTGATCGCTCAACCGCTACCGATCACAACTGCCTTGGCAGACGCTTAGAGAGTAAACTTAGCCAAAACTAAAGTCAGCTTCACTTAAGCTGTTTGCCTCTACTCCCAGCAAGATGGCTAAGTCTTCACCATTCAAGCTAATTAAGGTTCCCTCATCAATTGAAGTGGTAACAACATCAGCAAAACTGGCTTCTACGCCCGCAACTGCAAGTATGTCCTCCTCGGAAGTAAAGTCAGTAATGGTATTGGTTCCGTCACTGAAATCAGGACCTAGAATTTGGAAGCGATCCTCATCCGCGCCACCGGTAACAATGTTATTAGCGCCACCGCCCGGAAAGAAGAACTGATCATTGCCCTCTCCTCCGATTAAACGGTTATCACTACCGCCAAAGAAGCGGTCATCTCCACTTTCCCCGAAGATGCGATTACTAGAACCGGTACTTACATCAATCGAGTCATTGCCAGCGCCAGCGAAGAGGAGATCGCCAAGGGCATCGAAGTCATTGTTACCCGTTTCACCATCAAAGAGGTCGTTTTCACGAGTCCCAAAGATGACTTCTTGGGGTGAGGTAACTCCATTGGGTAAGTTTTCAGAATTTGCTCCCAAACGTGGATTGAGATCCAACGATTCTTCCAACTCAATGAGGGCAATTTCATTATTATCAATTTCTGGGGGACGACCGACAGAGAAGGGATAATTGTTATCGTTGGCCACTAAAATTGTGTTTTCATCAATGACTAACACATCTTCAATGGTGACAAAAGGCATAGTATAGGTGGTTTCACCATCCTGATTCAGATCGTCAGGATCAGGGATGTTGAGTAAGTCAACCACTTCCTCTTTTTCAACAAAGCCTTCTTCGTTGATGTTGGAGAAATCAACTTTAAAGACTTTCTTGAACTCTGCGTTCTCTGCTTGTCCGCCATCCCGTTCAATAACGAGGAATTCGGTTTCATTAATCGGGG
The genomic region above belongs to Cyanobacteria bacterium GSL.Bin1 and contains:
- a CDS encoding alpha/beta fold hydrolase, giving the protein MIGGCLLLMMGNANAAQQIKVRIGPLEREIQVQDLEQYARTGEVPDSLQLLKPLLTKEVQHLLTRRFEFEEGVVDRFIVGTLQSPQLEPLIEQLQTALPEADLEELMVGLYLAFRQGSGLNVLDFITAYPEETLTVDATAAVALGVQVNLSYLQSKLLAPILAQELKVDSRSSFRPDFDPSAAGNYQFRERSLFFRDHLRERTILTDFYLPEVKAGPLVILSHGYAANRRFLIYLAQHLASHGYTVVALEHPGSNIDLLSDSDFTLNPGALLSPEELLNRPEDISFLLDELGELNHYSRMLDNQFNIENVTVIGHSLGGYTALALAGGELDLKAVRRFCRQVTPLGRSPADWLQCAGAKLPNSTLHLRDQRVKRVIALNPMTSHLFGEAGLENVAIPTVIFSSSEDTITPTLTNQLKPFTQLSGEKYLLTAIGATHMSVTDIKNIHSAMGRGTLVPEIMGREAEPLRGWIRGVTLAFLKQDSPQAREYEPFLTPEYAQFLSTPNLSFRLAETVPPTLTPWLEGMAWTRQRLIVRGEQWRDRPRNTPIDLNFPALRTQQASNEYYQGELNQIFTDLSNGQG